Proteins from a single region of Dyadobacter fanqingshengii:
- a CDS encoding response regulator, with product MNREIFIVDDNTDYQFIFFKLLKELNTPYSVKFFENAKTLYQHSLVLSKQGAELPSLIVSDFNMPGMNGLQLLRELKKPVKDSVAPLGNIPVIIMSNALTEQQIVQCYQAGANAVVLKPIELALMRKTVSSIFEFWLERDKVHSGG from the coding sequence ATGAACCGCGAAATATTCATTGTCGATGACAATACGGATTATCAATTTATTTTTTTCAAACTACTCAAAGAATTGAACACCCCTTATTCGGTTAAATTCTTTGAAAATGCAAAAACCTTGTATCAGCACAGCTTGGTACTTTCCAAACAGGGTGCGGAGTTGCCATCACTTATTGTGTCGGACTTCAATATGCCAGGCATGAATGGACTACAGTTGCTCAGGGAGCTAAAAAAGCCGGTTAAGGATTCTGTCGCGCCGCTTGGAAATATTCCGGTGATAATCATGAGCAATGCGCTTACTGAACAACAGATCGTGCAATGTTATCAGGCAGGGGCTAATGCAGTCGTACTAAAACCTATAGAACTTGCTTTAATGAGAAAGACCGTTAGCTCCATTTTCGAATTTTGGCTTGAACGAGACAAAGTCCATTCCGGCGGGTAG